Proteins from a genomic interval of Aureimonas sp. AU20:
- a CDS encoding Dabb family protein produces the protein MILHCVWIRFKATLRPEERAAIYAALAALRDVIPGMVSVSCGPNVSPEGLQGGFLDGFVVTFENADARDRYLVHPDHVAVGKRIVTAAEGGVSGLLVFDLAT, from the coding sequence ATGATCCTGCATTGCGTGTGGATTCGCTTCAAGGCGACGCTTCGGCCGGAGGAGCGCGCGGCGATCTACGCGGCGCTCGCGGCGCTGCGGGACGTGATCCCCGGCATGGTCTCGGTGTCTTGCGGCCCCAACGTCTCGCCGGAAGGGCTGCAGGGCGGCTTTCTCGACGGCTTCGTCGTCACCTTCGAGAACGCGGACGCGCGCGACCGCTATCTCGTACATCCCGATCATGTCGCGGTGGGAAAGCGCATCGTCACTGCGGCCGAGGGCGGGGTCTCGGGCCTGCTCGTTTTCGATCTGGCGACGTGA
- a CDS encoding AMP-binding protein: MNKPWLAHYPEGMPAELGPVPYASLADLLNEAFERFATRPAFRLMGVDLTYAQLDRASAQFAAYLQGLGLKPGDRIALMMPNVFQYPVAVAGAVRAGLVVVNTNPLYTPRELEHQLNDSGARAVVVLENMAHTLEQCRPQVKSVEHIVVTGVGDMLPGLKGHLVNFVLRHVKRAVPRYSLPGAVRWRDALKQGRAGHFKPVRRTPEEPAVLQYTGGTTGLAKGATLTNSNIVSNVLQSELWNSPATRLVPAGEPVVTVCALPIYHIFGFTVNMMLSLRQGGCNLLIPNPRDIPAVIKALNSGPFHLFPAVNTLFGAIARHKDAGSVDWSRLVLSVGGGMAVQRATADQWLKLTGSSICEGYGLSETSPSAACNIVTSKDYTGTIGYPLPSTEFAILGDDETELPLGQTGEIGIRGPQVMAGYWNRPEDTRRAFTPDGWFKTGDVGVMDETGAIRIVDRKKDMINVSGFNVYPNEIEDVVTRMPGVAEAAAIGVPDENSGEAVKLFLVRSDSSLSKDAVKQYCRDNLTGYKRPREIEFRDELPKSGVGKVLRRALRD, encoded by the coding sequence ATGAACAAGCCGTGGCTGGCGCATTATCCCGAAGGCATGCCGGCAGAGCTGGGGCCGGTCCCCTATGCCTCTCTGGCCGATCTTCTGAACGAGGCCTTCGAGCGCTTCGCCACGCGGCCGGCCTTCCGGCTGATGGGCGTGGACCTCACCTATGCCCAGCTCGACCGCGCCTCGGCCCAGTTCGCCGCCTATCTCCAGGGCCTCGGCCTCAAGCCCGGCGATCGCATCGCGCTGATGATGCCGAACGTCTTCCAATATCCGGTGGCGGTGGCCGGCGCGGTGCGGGCGGGGCTCGTAGTGGTCAACACCAACCCGCTCTACACGCCGCGCGAACTCGAGCACCAGCTGAACGATTCCGGCGCGCGGGCGGTGGTGGTGCTGGAGAACATGGCCCATACGCTGGAACAGTGCCGGCCTCAGGTGAAGAGCGTCGAGCATATCGTGGTGACGGGAGTCGGCGACATGCTGCCGGGCCTCAAGGGGCATCTCGTCAATTTCGTGCTGCGCCACGTGAAGCGCGCGGTGCCGCGCTACAGCTTGCCCGGCGCGGTGCGCTGGCGGGACGCGCTGAAGCAGGGGCGGGCCGGGCACTTCAAGCCGGTGCGCCGCACGCCCGAGGAGCCGGCGGTGCTGCAATATACCGGCGGCACGACGGGCCTCGCCAAGGGCGCGACGCTGACCAACAGCAACATCGTCTCCAACGTGCTGCAGTCCGAACTTTGGAACTCCCCGGCGACGCGGCTGGTGCCGGCGGGCGAGCCGGTGGTGACGGTCTGCGCCCTGCCGATCTACCATATCTTCGGCTTCACCGTGAACATGATGCTGTCGCTGCGCCAGGGCGGCTGCAACCTCCTGATCCCCAATCCGCGCGACATCCCCGCCGTCATCAAGGCGCTGAACAGCGGGCCCTTCCATCTCTTTCCCGCCGTCAACACGCTGTTCGGCGCCATCGCCCGCCATAAGGACGCCGGCAGCGTCGACTGGAGCCGGCTGGTGCTTTCGGTCGGCGGCGGCATGGCGGTGCAGCGGGCCACGGCCGACCAGTGGCTGAAGCTCACGGGATCGAGCATCTGCGAGGGCTACGGCCTGTCGGAAACCTCGCCCTCGGCAGCCTGCAACATCGTCACCAGCAAGGACTACACCGGCACGATCGGCTATCCGCTGCCGTCCACCGAGTTCGCCATCCTGGGCGACGACGAGACCGAGCTGCCGCTCGGCCAGACCGGCGAGATCGGCATTCGCGGGCCGCAGGTCATGGCCGGCTACTGGAACCGGCCGGAAGACACGCGCCGCGCCTTCACGCCGGACGGCTGGTTCAAGACGGGCGATGTCGGCGTGATGGACGAAACGGGCGCGATCCGCATCGTGGATCGCAAGAAGGACATGATCAACGTGTCCGGCTTCAACGTCTATCCCAACGAGATCGAGGACGTGGTGACGCGCATGCCGGGGGTGGCTGAGGCCGCGGCGATCGGCGTGCCGGACGAGAATTCCGGCGAGGCGGTGAAGCTCTTCCTCGTGCGCTCCGACTCCAGCCTCAGCAAGGACGCGGTGAAGCAATATTGCCGCGACAACCTGACCGGCTACAAGCGCCCGCGCGAGATCGAGTTCCGCGACGAATTGCCCAAAAGCGGCGTCGGCAAGGTGCTGCGCCGCGCGCTGCGGGACTGA
- a CDS encoding M20 metallopeptidase family protein, producing MSSNHIGARIEAIAGEIEPALVAIRRDLHAHPELAHEEVRTSGVVARELARLGVSHRTEVGGTGVMGTIDTGRPGPTVLLRADMDALPIQEQTGLPFASTIPGKMHACGHDLHTATLIGVAEVLQRIAPLLSGRIELMFQPAEEVSDSGAARMMADGALEGVDLALGFHNYPGEPVGSFSFVPGVAGGSSDEFTITVKGRSGHAARPHLAADPIVAAATLVLQLQTIVSREMDPMRPIVLTLGVIEGGLAPNIIPDAVRLRGTVRTHLESDRTAMEEAIRRHCAGVSASLRVDCALEWERGTPPLVSNEGVMRATLRAVESHFGKDALLQARPSLGAEDFALIGEKVPAFQLGIGAMTPGRRDELHNSDYQPDERAIRNGVVALSLAACELLSPSV from the coding sequence ATGAGCAGCAATCACATCGGGGCGCGGATCGAGGCCATCGCCGGCGAGATCGAGCCGGCGCTCGTCGCCATCCGGCGCGACCTTCACGCCCATCCCGAGCTCGCGCACGAAGAGGTGCGCACCAGCGGCGTGGTGGCGCGCGAGCTCGCCCGGCTCGGCGTGTCCCATCGCACCGAGGTCGGCGGCACCGGCGTCATGGGCACGATCGACACCGGCCGCCCCGGCCCGACCGTGCTCCTGCGCGCCGACATGGACGCCCTGCCGATCCAAGAACAGACCGGCCTTCCCTTCGCCTCCACCATCCCCGGCAAGATGCATGCCTGCGGCCACGACCTGCACACCGCCACGCTGATCGGCGTCGCCGAGGTGCTCCAGCGCATCGCCCCGCTTCTGTCGGGCCGCATCGAGCTGATGTTCCAGCCGGCGGAGGAAGTGTCCGACAGCGGCGCGGCCAGGATGATGGCCGACGGCGCGCTGGAGGGCGTCGACCTCGCGCTCGGCTTCCACAACTATCCCGGCGAGCCGGTCGGCAGCTTCTCCTTCGTGCCGGGCGTGGCCGGCGGCTCGTCGGACGAGTTCACGATTACGGTGAAGGGCCGCTCGGGTCATGCCGCGCGGCCCCATCTCGCCGCCGATCCGATCGTCGCGGCGGCGACGCTCGTCCTGCAGCTGCAGACCATCGTCTCGCGCGAGATGGACCCGATGCGCCCCATCGTGCTGACGCTCGGCGTCATCGAGGGGGGGCTGGCACCCAATATCATTCCCGATGCGGTGCGCCTTCGCGGCACGGTGCGCACCCATCTGGAAAGCGACCGGACGGCGATGGAGGAGGCGATCCGCCGCCACTGCGCCGGCGTGTCCGCCTCGCTGCGCGTCGACTGCGCGCTGGAATGGGAGCGCGGCACGCCGCCGCTGGTCAGCAATGAGGGCGTGATGCGGGCGACGCTGCGCGCGGTGGAGAGCCATTTCGGCAAGGACGCCCTCCTCCAGGCCCGCCCTTCGCTCGGCGCGGAGGATTTCGCGCTGATCGGCGAGAAGGTGCCTGCTTTCCAGCTCGGCATCGGCGCGATGACGCCGGGGCGGCGGGACGAGTTGCACAATTCGGACTACCAGCCGGACGAGCGCGCCATCCGCAACGGCGTCGTCGCCCTCTCCCTCGCCGCCTGCGAACTGCTCAGCCCCAGCGTCTGA
- a CDS encoding gamma carbonic anhydrase family protein, with protein MPVYALDDLTPRLPPENRLYLAPDAHVIGDVSLGEDVGIWFGAVLRGDRASITVGPRSNIQEGAMLHVDPGFPLTIGTGCTIGHHAVVHGCTIGDNTLIGMGATVLNGARIGANCLVGAGALVTEGKEFPDGSLIVGVPAKLVRPLDEAALAGLKRSAATYVENAERFRNGLRRL; from the coding sequence ATGCCCGTCTATGCGCTCGACGACCTCACCCCCCGCCTGCCGCCGGAGAACCGCCTTTATCTCGCGCCCGACGCCCATGTGATCGGGGACGTGTCGCTCGGCGAGGATGTCGGCATCTGGTTCGGCGCGGTGCTGCGGGGCGATCGGGCCTCGATCACCGTCGGCCCGCGCAGCAACATCCAGGAAGGGGCCATGCTGCATGTCGACCCCGGCTTTCCGCTGACGATCGGCACCGGTTGCACGATCGGCCACCATGCCGTCGTCCATGGCTGCACGATCGGCGACAACACGCTGATCGGCATGGGCGCGACGGTTCTGAACGGCGCGCGCATCGGCGCCAACTGCCTGGTCGGCGCCGGCGCGCTGGTGACCGAGGGCAAGGAGTTCCCGGACGGCTCGCTCATCGTCGGCGTTCCCGCCAAGCTCGTGCGCCCGCTGGACGAAGCGGCGCTGGCCGGTCTCAAGCGCTCGGCCGCGACCTATGTCGAGAACGCCGAACGGTTTCGAAACGGGCTGCGGCGGCTGTAG
- a CDS encoding heavy-metal-associated domain-containing protein, producing the protein MKLSIEDMSCEGCARSVTRAIQRVDPGAEVVVDRPGGTAEVTTAASGEALLAALAQAGYPSQILSR; encoded by the coding sequence ATGAAACTCAGCATCGAGGACATGAGCTGCGAGGGCTGCGCGCGCTCGGTGACGCGGGCCATCCAGCGGGTCGACCCGGGAGCCGAAGTGGTGGTGGACCGGCCCGGCGGCACGGCGGAGGTGACGACGGCAGCAAGCGGCGAGGCGCTGCTCGCCGCGCTGGCGCAGGCCGGCTATCCCTCGCAGATCCTGTCGCGCTGA
- a CDS encoding heavy metal translocating P-type ATPase, whose product MTQTLPTRSPADSLVLPVEGMSCASCTGRVERALAAVPGVSQASVNLATGEATVRFAGKADAGVAIRAVEEAGYDVPPRRLAFTVEGMSCASCTGRVERALNAVLGVSEASVNLATGEAHVAASPAVGPDDLVAAIEAAGYDARLRDDTPPTARRDEARARSEAETRALKHRALLALALAAPLFVLEMGGHLVPALHHAVAAGIGTQTSWLLQFGLASVILFGPGLRFYRIGLPLLFKGAPDMNSLVAIGTLAAYSYSALATFAPTLLPPDARHVYFEAAAVIVALVLLGRWMEARARGRTGEAIRALARLQPTEAERIGPDGARTRVPVLQLRAGDRVAIRPGERVPADGAVEEGESFVDESMLTGEPAPVAKTPGAPLTGGTVNGAGALTLRVEKTGADTVLSGILRMVEEAQGGKLPIQALVDRVTLRFVPAVIAVSLLTFALWMIFGPAPALPQALSAAVAVLIIACPCAMGLATPTSILVGTGRSAARGILFRRGEALQALAEVRLVAFDKTGTLTLGHPTLERIVPAPGVSEKDALRFAASAEARSEHPVAHALTQVATAQGLALAPATAVSALPGLGLRAEVEGRRVEIGAARFMATLGLSTSRFDAEAEALAASGATPVFLALDGVLAALFCVSDPLREDAAEAVSALHRAGVKTALVSGDDRRTASSVARRLGIDIVVAEVLPEGKVEAVKQLRREHGRVLFVGDGINDAPALAVADVGMAIGSGTDVAIEAADVVLVAPSPGNVPRALALSRSTLRNIRQNLGWAFGYNVILIPLAAGALTPAFGLSLSPVWAAGAMGLSSTLVLLNGLRAGRGA is encoded by the coding sequence ATGACCCAGACGCTCCCCACCCGCTCTCCCGCCGACTCGCTCGTCTTGCCCGTCGAAGGCATGAGCTGCGCCTCCTGCACGGGCCGGGTGGAGCGCGCGCTCGCGGCCGTGCCGGGCGTCTCGCAGGCTTCGGTCAATCTCGCGACCGGCGAGGCGACGGTTCGCTTTGCCGGCAAAGCTGATGCCGGGGTCGCCATCCGCGCGGTGGAGGAGGCCGGCTACGACGTGCCCCCGCGCCGCCTCGCCTTCACGGTCGAGGGCATGAGCTGCGCGTCCTGCACTGGGCGCGTGGAGCGCGCGCTCAACGCCGTGCTTGGCGTCTCGGAGGCGTCGGTCAATCTCGCGACGGGCGAGGCCCATGTCGCGGCCTCGCCGGCCGTCGGCCCGGACGATCTCGTCGCCGCGATCGAGGCGGCAGGCTACGACGCGCGCCTGCGGGACGACACGCCGCCCACCGCGCGGCGGGACGAGGCGCGGGCGCGCAGCGAGGCCGAAACCCGCGCCCTCAAGCATCGCGCGCTTCTGGCGCTGGCGCTCGCCGCCCCGCTCTTCGTCCTGGAAATGGGCGGCCATCTCGTGCCCGCGCTTCATCATGCCGTCGCCGCCGGCATCGGGACGCAAACCAGCTGGCTCCTGCAATTCGGGCTTGCCAGCGTCATCCTCTTCGGCCCGGGTCTTCGCTTCTATCGAATCGGTCTGCCGCTCCTGTTCAAGGGCGCACCGGACATGAACTCTCTGGTCGCGATCGGCACGCTCGCCGCCTATTCCTATTCCGCCCTCGCAACCTTCGCCCCCACGCTTCTGCCGCCCGATGCCCGCCATGTCTATTTCGAGGCGGCGGCGGTGATCGTGGCGCTGGTGCTGCTCGGCCGCTGGATGGAGGCGCGCGCCAGGGGGCGCACGGGCGAGGCGATCCGCGCCCTCGCCCGTCTCCAGCCCACTGAAGCCGAGCGGATCGGGCCGGATGGAGCGCGCACGCGCGTTCCCGTTTTGCAGCTGCGCGCGGGAGATCGGGTCGCAATCCGCCCCGGCGAGCGGGTGCCGGCCGATGGCGCTGTGGAGGAAGGCGAAAGCTTCGTCGACGAGTCCATGCTGACCGGCGAGCCCGCGCCCGTCGCCAAGACGCCCGGCGCGCCGCTCACCGGCGGCACGGTGAACGGCGCCGGCGCCCTGACCCTGCGGGTCGAGAAGACCGGCGCGGACACGGTTCTGTCGGGCATCCTGCGCATGGTGGAAGAGGCGCAGGGCGGCAAGCTGCCGATCCAGGCGCTGGTGGATCGGGTGACGCTGCGCTTCGTGCCGGCGGTGATCGCCGTCTCGCTTCTGACCTTCGCGCTGTGGATGATCTTCGGCCCCGCCCCCGCCCTGCCCCAGGCGCTCAGCGCGGCGGTGGCGGTTCTCATCATCGCCTGCCCCTGCGCCATGGGTCTGGCGACGCCGACCTCGATCCTGGTCGGAACAGGTCGCTCGGCGGCGCGCGGCATCCTGTTCCGGCGCGGCGAGGCGCTTCAGGCGCTGGCCGAGGTCCGGCTCGTCGCCTTCGACAAGACCGGCACGCTGACGCTCGGCCATCCCACGCTGGAGCGGATCGTCCCCGCCCCGGGCGTCAGCGAGAAGGACGCGCTGCGCTTTGCAGCCTCCGCCGAAGCGCGCTCGGAGCACCCGGTCGCCCACGCCCTGACGCAGGTCGCCACCGCTCAAGGTCTGGCGCTGGCGCCCGCCACCGCCGTCTCGGCCCTGCCGGGCCTTGGCCTTCGTGCCGAGGTCGAGGGGCGACGCGTCGAGATCGGCGCGGCGCGCTTCATGGCGACGCTCGGCCTTTCCACCTCCCGCTTCGACGCCGAGGCCGAGGCGCTGGCGGCCAGCGGCGCGACGCCCGTCTTTCTCGCGCTGGACGGCGTTCTGGCGGCACTCTTCTGCGTCAGCGATCCGCTGCGCGAGGACGCGGCGGAGGCCGTCTCCGCCCTTCACCGTGCCGGGGTGAAGACCGCTCTTGTCAGCGGCGACGATCGGCGCACGGCGTCGAGCGTCGCGCGCCGGCTGGGAATCGACATCGTGGTCGCCGAGGTGCTGCCGGAGGGCAAGGTCGAGGCGGTGAAGCAGCTTCGGCGCGAGCACGGCCGCGTTCTCTTCGTCGGAGACGGCATCAACGACGCGCCGGCTCTGGCCGTCGCCGATGTCGGCATGGCGATCGGTTCGGGAACGGATGTCGCGATCGAGGCGGCGGACGTGGTGCTCGTCGCGCCCTCGCCCGGCAACGTGCCCCGCGCGCTGGCCCTCTCGCGCTCCACCCTGCGCAACATCCGCCAGAATCTCGGCTGGGCCTTCGGCTACAACGTCATCCTCATTCCGCTCGCCGCCGGCGCGCTCACCCCCGCTTTCGGCCTGTCGCTCTCGCCGGTCTGGGCAGCGGGCGCCATGGGCCTGTCGAGCACGCTGGTTCTTCTCAACGGCCTGCGCGCCGGGCGCGGGGCGTGA
- a CDS encoding potassium channel family protein: protein MDKPLSRRPSARPQPSVRHAKWRETLRALYVGDEPRAERFQWAVGTVDLAIIVFFIFAPVLEGRPSFLWIDYSIAVLLAVDLSARALAARSFRAWILRPTVWVDFVVLATLLAPLTFANLGFLRILRLWTLSKNDLFWRSLRRRGYREWEDVGRASINLLTCLFLITGFIYTFFAEDGSGLEGYVDALYFTVATVTTTGFGDITLPGTAGKLTAIVTMIVGISLFVRLAQALFKPYKVFFPCPKCALQRHEPDAVHCKACGHILAIPDEGAD from the coding sequence ATGGACAAGCCGCTTTCCCGACGCCCTTCCGCCCGCCCGCAACCGTCCGTCCGCCATGCGAAATGGCGCGAGACGCTGCGGGCGCTCTATGTCGGCGACGAGCCGAGGGCGGAGCGGTTTCAGTGGGCGGTGGGCACGGTCGATCTCGCGATCATCGTGTTCTTCATCTTCGCGCCCGTTCTGGAAGGGCGGCCGAGCTTTCTGTGGATCGACTATTCCATCGCCGTGCTTCTGGCGGTGGATCTTTCGGCGCGGGCGCTGGCGGCGCGCTCGTTCCGAGCCTGGATCCTGCGGCCGACGGTCTGGGTCGACTTCGTCGTGCTCGCCACGCTGCTGGCGCCGCTGACCTTCGCCAATCTCGGCTTCCTGCGCATTCTGCGGCTCTGGACCCTGTCGAAGAACGATCTGTTCTGGCGCTCGCTGCGCCGGCGGGGCTACCGGGAATGGGAGGATGTCGGGCGCGCCTCGATCAACCTCCTGACCTGCCTCTTCCTCATCACCGGTTTCATCTACACGTTCTTCGCCGAGGACGGCTCGGGCCTGGAGGGCTATGTCGACGCGCTCTACTTCACGGTCGCGACCGTGACGACCACGGGTTTCGGCGACATCACGCTGCCCGGCACGGCGGGCAAGCTGACGGCGATCGTCACCATGATCGTCGGCATCTCGCTCTTCGTGCGGCTCGCCCAGGCGCTGTTCAAACCCTACAAGGTCTTCTTCCCTTGTCCGAAATGTGCCCTGCAGCGGCACGAGCCGGATGCCGTGCACTGCAAGGCCTGCGGCCACATCCTCGCCATTCCCGACGAGGGCGCGGACTGA
- a CDS encoding HAD family hydrolase yields MTLSSPKTFDLVIFDCDGVLIDSQAIQNRVDAAELSRLGFEATADDLAHRFLGMTTKDVQAYVERALGRPLPEDFEAARDRLVEAAYRTELRAMAGIADLLAEFELPFCVASNARLAPLQQVLNLTGLLSFFEPHVFGVDLVARPKPAPDLFLHAAAQMGVDPSRCLVIEDSETGVRAAKAAGMPVLGFHGGGHCYPGYEARLTEAGAFATFKRMTELPTFLRLSA; encoded by the coding sequence ATGACCCTATCCAGCCCCAAGACCTTCGATCTGGTGATCTTCGATTGCGACGGCGTGCTGATCGACAGCCAGGCCATCCAGAACCGAGTGGACGCCGCCGAACTGAGCCGGTTAGGTTTCGAGGCAACGGCCGACGATCTGGCCCACCGGTTCCTCGGCATGACGACCAAGGACGTTCAGGCTTATGTCGAAAGGGCTTTGGGGCGTCCCCTGCCGGAGGATTTCGAAGCTGCGCGAGACCGTTTGGTGGAAGCGGCCTATCGCACCGAATTGCGGGCCATGGCCGGCATTGCCGACTTGCTGGCGGAGTTCGAACTGCCGTTCTGCGTGGCATCCAACGCGCGCCTCGCCCCGCTGCAGCAGGTCTTGAACTTGACGGGCCTCTTGTCGTTCTTCGAACCGCATGTCTTCGGTGTCGATCTCGTGGCCCGTCCCAAACCGGCCCCCGACCTCTTTCTCCATGCAGCGGCCCAAATGGGCGTCGACCCCTCGCGATGTCTCGTCATTGAGGACAGCGAGACGGGCGTTCGGGCCGCGAAGGCCGCGGGGATGCCGGTCCTCGGTTTCCATGGCGGCGGCCATTGCTACCCCGGATACGAAGCGCGTCTGACCGAAGCGGGCGCATTCGCGACGTTCAAGCGCATGACCGAGTTGCCGACGTTTCTTCGCCTCTCGGCCTGA
- a CDS encoding SDR family NAD(P)-dependent oxidoreductase, protein MSAVSPFRRAVVIGASGGVGGALALALAEGGADVSAFSRSGAAPAHPAIRAGRIDLLDEASIATAARSLAEAGAPDLVLVATGLLHGEGVQPEKTWRQIDPQALARLFAVNATGPALVAKHMLPLLPREGRAAFAALSARVGSIGDNRLGGWVGYRASKAALNMVVQTLSLELKRTHPEAFCVALHPGTVETGLSAPFARNAPTVSPSTAAGHLLRVLAGLTPEDSGGCFAWDGQRIVP, encoded by the coding sequence GTGAGCGCCGTCTCGCCTTTTCGCCGCGCCGTCGTGATCGGCGCTTCGGGCGGGGTCGGCGGCGCGCTGGCGCTGGCGCTTGCGGAGGGCGGGGCGGATGTCTCGGCCTTTTCGCGCTCAGGCGCCGCGCCCGCGCATCCCGCGATCCGCGCCGGGCGGATCGACCTCTTGGACGAGGCCTCGATCGCCACTGCGGCGCGGAGCCTTGCCGAGGCGGGGGCGCCCGATCTCGTGCTGGTCGCGACCGGGCTTCTGCATGGCGAGGGCGTCCAGCCGGAAAAGACTTGGCGGCAGATCGACCCCCAGGCGCTGGCGCGGCTCTTCGCGGTGAACGCCACCGGCCCGGCGCTGGTCGCCAAGCACATGCTGCCGCTTCTGCCGCGCGAGGGGCGCGCGGCCTTCGCCGCGCTGTCGGCCCGCGTCGGGTCGATCGGCGACAATCGGCTCGGCGGCTGGGTCGGCTACCGCGCCTCCAAGGCGGCGCTGAACATGGTCGTCCAGACGCTGAGCCTGGAACTCAAACGCACGCACCCGGAGGCCTTCTGCGTCGCGCTGCATCCCGGCACCGTGGAAACCGGCCTCAGCGCCCCCTTCGCCCGCAACGCCCCCACGGTTTCGCCGTCAACGGCGGCCGGCCATCTCCTGCGCGTCCTCGCCGGCCTCACCCCGGAAGACAGCGGCGGCTGCTTCGCCTGGGACGGGCAGCGGATCGTGCCTTGA
- a CDS encoding aldo/keto reductase, producing the protein MEYRRFGQSGLKVPVLSLGTATFGGSNEFFQRWGATDVADASRMVDLCLDHGVNFFDTADVYSAGVSEEVLGQALKGKRERVLISTKATFRSGEGPNEVGSSRHHLVRACEASLKRLETDHIDVYFMHGFDASTPVDETLRALDDLITAGKISYIGASNFSGWHLMKSLATSEKYGLARYVAYQGYYSLIGRDYEWELMPLGLDQGVGLMVWSPLGWGRLTGKIRRGQQSKDGRIASGGAVGGPPVSDEAVYDVVDALDAVAAETGKSVAQVALNWLLQRPGVCNIVVGARNEEQLKQNLGAVGWSLSADQVKRLDKASHREPVYPYWHQKDFDERNPKPTRW; encoded by the coding sequence ATGGAGTATCGGCGGTTCGGCCAATCCGGCCTGAAAGTGCCCGTTCTCAGCCTCGGCACGGCCACCTTCGGCGGGTCGAACGAGTTCTTCCAGCGCTGGGGCGCCACGGACGTGGCGGATGCGTCCCGCATGGTGGATCTCTGCCTCGACCACGGCGTCAACTTCTTCGACACGGCCGACGTTTATTCCGCCGGCGTTTCGGAAGAGGTGCTGGGCCAGGCGCTCAAGGGCAAGCGCGAGCGCGTCCTGATCTCGACCAAGGCGACCTTCCGCAGCGGCGAGGGGCCGAACGAAGTCGGCTCGTCGCGCCACCATCTCGTGCGCGCCTGCGAGGCCAGCCTCAAGCGGCTGGAGACGGACCATATCGACGTCTATTTCATGCACGGGTTCGACGCGTCGACGCCGGTGGACGAGACGCTGCGGGCGCTGGACGATCTTATCACCGCCGGCAAGATCTCCTATATCGGCGCCTCCAACTTCTCGGGCTGGCACCTGATGAAGTCGCTCGCGACCTCCGAGAAATATGGGCTCGCCCGCTATGTCGCCTATCAGGGCTACTATTCGCTGATCGGGCGCGACTACGAGTGGGAGCTCATGCCGCTCGGGCTCGACCAGGGCGTCGGGCTCATGGTCTGGAGCCCGCTCGGCTGGGGCCGGCTCACCGGAAAGATCCGTCGCGGCCAGCAGAGCAAGGACGGGCGCATCGCCTCGGGCGGCGCGGTGGGCGGCCCGCCCGTGTCGGACGAGGCCGTCTACGACGTGGTGGACGCGCTAGACGCGGTGGCGGCCGAGACGGGCAAGAGCGTCGCGCAGGTGGCGCTGAACTGGCTTCTCCAGCGCCCTGGCGTCTGCAACATCGTTGTCGGCGCGCGCAACGAGGAACAGCTCAAGCAGAATCTCGGCGCGGTCGGCTGGAGCCTCTCGGCCGATCAGGTGAAGCGCCTCGACAAGGCTTCGCATCGCGAGCCGGTCTATCCCTACTGGCACCAGAAGGATTTCGACGAGCGCAACCCGAAGCCGACGCGCTGGTGA
- the hslV gene encoding ATP-dependent protease subunit HslV, with product MERHDPAQMYSTTIVTVRKNGVVVVAGDGQVSLGNTVMKGNAKKVRRLGKNGQVIAGFAGATADAFTLLERLEAKLEQYPDQLTRACVELAKDWRTDRYLRRLEAMMIVADRQVTLTLTGNGDVLEPENGVMAIGSGGNYALAAARALAETDFGAEEIARRAMKIAGEICIYTNDNVVLESLESEV from the coding sequence ATGGAACGCCACGATCCCGCGCAGATGTATTCCACGACGATCGTGACCGTTCGCAAGAACGGCGTGGTGGTGGTGGCGGGCGACGGGCAGGTGTCGCTGGGCAACACGGTGATGAAGGGCAACGCGAAGAAGGTGCGCCGGCTCGGCAAGAACGGGCAGGTGATCGCGGGCTTCGCGGGCGCGACGGCGGACGCGTTCACGCTTCTGGAGCGGCTGGAGGCGAAGCTCGAGCAATATCCCGACCAGCTGACGCGCGCCTGTGTGGAACTGGCCAAGGACTGGCGCACGGATCGCTATCTCCGGCGGCTGGAGGCGATGATGATCGTGGCGGACCGGCAGGTGACGCTGACGCTGACCGGCAATGGCGACGTCTTGGAGCCCGAGAACGGCGTGATGGCGATCGGCTCGGGCGGCAACTACGCCCTTGCGGCGGCGCGCGCCCTGGCCGAGACAGATTTCGGCGCCGAGGAGATCGCGCGCCGGGCGATGAAGATCGCGGGCGAGATCTGCATCTACACCAACGACAACGTGGTGCTGGAAAGCCTCGAATCCGAGGTGTGA